The genomic segment AGCCGGTTGTTCAATAGCAGAACTTCTTTTAAGGTCTTCCAAGACCGACCTATACTTGTGGGGATGGTACCCGTCAACTTGTTACCCGCTAGGGTTAGATAAATCGCTGGAGTGTTACCCAAGTTAGTAGGTATCCCTTGAGAAAAACCATTGTTGTTAATGAACAATATGTCGGTGTCGAAGTTAAACAAGTCGTTGGATAGTGTCCCGTTGTAAGTGTTGAACCGAAGGTCAACGAAAGTCAAATTCTTTGCGCCGAGGACGTTCTTCGGGAAACCACCGAGAAACTTGTTGTTACTAAGGTCGAGCTCGTAGAGATAGCGCAACTGGCTTAAGCCATTGTTGATGATGCCGCTGAAGTTGTTGGAGTTGGCGTGGAAGATGGCGATGTCGGGCAAGTTTCGAATGAATCGGTAGAAGTTGAGGAACCTGCCGCCGAACCTGCCGCCGTTAAAGTCAATGCTAGCGAGCCCCGTGATGTTCAAGTCCGGTACGGTGTCACAAAAGAAACCTTTGAAGAGACAATAGTTGTTTCCGACCCAGGTTGGGGTGTATCTAAAAGGATCGAAGGTTATGTTTCGTTTGAGCTCTTGGGTGATGAAGAGGATTCTGGCTCGGTTAGCTAGGGGACCAGGGTTATTGGCAGGACGCTTTGGCATGAGATTAAGACCCGGCGGGTAGAGTGGCGGGCGTGGACGTAGGTACTTGGCGGGAGTAGGCCATGGTGGCAAGTTTATCACCGGACATCTGGCTCTGGCTGGTTGGGATAGTCCGGGAGAGGGAATTATAGAGTGTAGGGAGAAAAGTAGTACTAATGATGATGAGACAAGTGCGCGGAAGTTCATCTTGGAAGTATGTTCTTGTAAACTATTGTGAAATGGAAGGAAACCAATATGttcttttatattaatatttatggAAATTTATTGGTTATATTAACTTTAACCAAACTTTTTAATACATTGAAAACTAACCtaaacataaatatttattaattatattaatataaattcaaattcaaaacatataaaatattgttattataatattaatatataatataaaatatttaataattatattaatataaatttaaatttaaatgttatgaaatattattatgatattaatatataattctaattttttactaattaattatattaatatgaattcaaatattataaaatctaattattataataatatttaatacaaaattggacatttaatacttatattaatataaatttaaatattataaaatatcattataataatatataaaacataatcttaatttttattaaaaattatcaattatgtttaaaaaaagttatcaaattatatatatatttaaaaaaaatcataaatagtgtttttgtttaattttttatttaatatgtttatgtcattttttatatatattattatttatttattaaatcataaatttaataaatataattaataaattctataaataaagttaagcaaacgtgtattgcacattgtttgtatctagtatatatatatatatattgctttcTGTGCAACCAACTTTTAGGGTGCACAGGTGCAGACAATTGACTATTTCAGcacttaaatattttttttttcatttttttataacaGTGTATATTGTTGTCATTTAATACATCCTGtaaatttcaagaaattctgaatagtttacattgccgaaaataaagttcaaatagTCGAATTTTACACACGCATATAAAAAAATCACTACACCAAAAATTACAATTAGTGATATTTTTAATTAGTGACATTTGTCAAAAAAATGTCACAATTATAGTATTTTAGTGACATTTTGTCAAAAATGTCACTTTAGTGAGAATAAATGACTTTTTAATTTGTGACATTTTTATCAAATGCCACTATGTATATGTTTTAGTGACattatttgataaaaaaatgtTACTAATTTGTAAATATATAGATTTAGTGTCATTCAAATAATGTCACTAGAATATATCAATAGTGGCATTGTAAAAATGTCAcaaaatattagatttagtgacACTTTAAAATGTcacttaaataattattttaagtaACATTTCAAAAGTGTTACTAATTAAATGTTTTGATGGaatttttaatttgttaattttttttattttacaaaataattttttttgttaattataataatatgttcatttaaagaagaaggacggtggaagtcactacaacaaaaaaggtcaTCTGCGTTAGTTTATAACTGCCACAGTTGATTTTTTGCGTCAATTTGATATGTGACACAATTGCACATGACGgaaaccagagtgtcatttgcgtcaaTGGGGCACTGTTACaaactggcatttgtggcagtgccccactgaagCAAACGCTTGGcttttgcgtcagtggggcactgcacAAATGCCAGTTTGTGACAGTGCCTCACTaacgcaaatgacactctggtttgcgtcagtggggcactgcctcAAACACTT from the Humulus lupulus chromosome X, drHumLupu1.1, whole genome shotgun sequence genome contains:
- the LOC133803463 gene encoding uncharacterized protein At4g06744-like, with the protein product MNFRALVSSSLVLLFSLHSIIPSPGLSQPARARCPVINLPPWPTPAKYLRPRPPLYPPGLNLMPKRPANNPGPLANRARILFITQELKRNITFDPFRYTPTWVGNNYCLFKGFFCDTVPDLNITGLASIDFNGGRFGGRFLNFYRFIRNLPDIAIFHANSNNFSGIINNGLSQLRYLYELDLSNNKFLGGFPKNVLGAKNLTFVDLRFNTYNGTLSNDLFNFDTDILFINNNGFSQGIPTNLGNTPAIYLTLAGNKLTGTIPTSIGRSWKTLKEVLLLNNRLSGCLPFEIGYLNQTTVFDAGSNLLTGPIPQSFGCLKSMQFLNLAHNQLYGTIPESLCRLPNAYNVTLTYNFFTQMGTRCLRLMRAGRLHVGRNCIMGLPNQKPAAECNRFFSRPRTCSRVSTFSFVPCNLPNSIEIDGRHLEEIPAPPPPRTYAALEKVQN